The sequence GCACTCACCACCACGGCGGTGACCGGCTGGCCCGGGATGTAGGACATCTCGACCCTGCTCTGGTCGCCCAGCGCCGCTCCGAGAAGCCGGCAGCAGAGTACCCGCGGTCGCGCCCTCGCTGCTTAACAAAGGCCGCCCCGCTCGGCCCGCCCCCTCATGAATAGTTAACAAACCTCCAGCCAATCACTGGCCGGAGCGCCACTCCGCTTTCGGAAGTCCCTGCGCGTGCGCAGAAAAGCGGGCAGAGGGCGGAGCGTGTCCGGGGCGCCCACGGCGCAGGCGCGGAGGGCGGGGCGGGATCTGGGCGCGTGCGCAGCCCGAGACCTCCCGGCAGTCTTCCGAGCAAGATGGCGCCGCGGGCATTTCTTCCACTGCCCGTCTGAGGGAACGCTAAGTAGTGTGTCCGGCGCCGTGTTCCAGGTAACTGGGCCACCGTGGCCGGGGAACGCAGACGCGCCACCACCTCCCGGCCGGCCCGGACCCTCAATCTCCTCGGCGTCTTTGGAAGATCCGAGGCCCAGGACTGGTGCCAGGTCTCGGAAGCTCCAGGGGGAGGGGGCGGCGTGAACCCAACTCACCGAGCTCCGGGCGCCACTTGTAACTTGGTTTTCTCCGCAGCTCCGCGTTGTTCCGCGAGAAAGCGAGAGGCCGAGCCCGGGCTGGTGCGATGGCCGCGGTGGTGGCCAAGCGGGAAGGGCCGCCGTTCATCAGCGAGGCGGCCGTGCGGGGCAACGCCGCCGTCCTGGATTATTGCCGGACCTCGGTGTCAGCGCTGTCGGGGGCCACGGCCGGCATCCTCGGCCTCACCGGCCTCTACGGCTTCATCTTCTACCTGCTCGCCTCCGTCCTGCTCTCCCTGCTCCTCATTCTCAAGGCGGGAAGGAGGTGgaacaaatatttcaaatcaCGGAGACCTCTCTTTACAGGAGGCCTCATCGGGGGCCTCTTCACCTACGTCCTGTTCTGGACGTTCCTCTACGGCATGGTGCACGTCTACTGAAATGGGGGCCCGggggacttttttaaaaaaccagatcgGGAGGACTGTGGCCAGCAATTAACACCATGTAGACTTCCTTAGTTCTTAAGTGGTTGAATTCGCTGCTTGTTCTGTAAcgttataaataatttatatctgAAGACGGAGAGCCTGTAATATTCTTCAGATTAAATGAAGCGTGAGACACTTTGTGGAGTTCTTTCCTGCTGTAACGCTTAGGCTGCCACTGATGCAAAATCGCCGAGATTTGACTCCTGGAGAGCAAGGAATGGGCCATAGCCTTGTGTTAAGTCCTTGTATTTACACATAGGCCATTCAGAAACGGGCCCTAAGGGCCTACATAAGGAAAGAACTTATTAACATCCTAAGAAGCAGTAACAGTTAATATGTATTAAGAGCtccctgggccgggcacggtggctcatgtctgtaatcccagcactttgggaggccgaggtgggcggatcacctgaggtcaggagttcaagaccaacctggccaacatggcaaaactccgtctctactaaaaatataaatattagccgggtgtggtggcgcgcgcctgcaatgccaggtactcgggaggctgaggaaagagaatcgcttgaaccctggaggcagaggttgcagcgagccgagatcgtgccactgcattccagcctgggtgatggagcaagactccgtctgtctctcagggaaaaaaaaaaaaaaaagagttccctaTATGCTGGCATTGTGACTTCTACTCTACACCGATCCTCTCATTTAATTTTAGCAATAACCTTACAGGGTAGATGTTATTGTTAGCTCCCTCGTaaggaacctgaggctcagagaggttaaatactTCTCCCAGAGGAGATACAGCTAGGAagagacagagccaggattcaaatgcaGGTCTCTTAATTTGCTCTTGATATGTTTGCTGGGTGTACCTTTCACAGGCCAGCGTTCCCTCCCACTAACCACTACTTTCAGGTATATATGGTGTCATTTTAGTTCCATTTCATTTAGTGACAGTCCTttccataagaaaaaataaagtcaagcTGTATTTTTTAGAATATGTCTAGGGAAGATTAAACATTGTTTGgacatttaggctgggcacagtggctcacgcctgtaatcctagcactttgggagtccgacggcaggcagatcacctgaggtcaggagtttgagacaagcctggccaacatggcgaaaccccatctctactaaaaataagatgcaaaaattagccaggcgtggtggtgggcacctgtaatcccagctacttgggtggctgaggtaggagaatcgcttgaaccctggaggtggaggttgcagtgagccaagatcataccactgcactccagcctgggtgacagcaagattccatctcaaaaaaaacacaaaaattgtttGGACATTGAAGTTGAACTTTGGGCAGGTTTAGGGTGTAAACACCTCCATGTGTTAATCCATGATCCTTTCTTGTCAGGAGggttattttagaataaaacgCATTtgtggccgagcacggtggctcatgcctgtaatcccagcactttgggaggccgaggtgggcagatcacctgaggtcaggagttcgagaccagcctgaccaacatggagaaaccccatctctactaaaaatacaaaattagccgggtgtggtggcacaggcctgtaatcccagctactaggaaggctgaggcaggagaatctcttgaacctgggaggcagaggttgcggtgagccgagatcatgccattgcactccggcctgggcaacaagagcgaaactccctctcaaaaaaaaaagaataaaatgcatttgTTTAATTGAGGAATAAATATTGCATTAGAATGACGGTAATTGCCTGAGTGTAGTGGCTCctgctgtgatctcagcactttgggaggccaaggcttgagcccaggagatcaagaccagcctgggcaacatagtgagatgcccatctctacaaaaaaacatttaattagccagatgtggtggcatgtgcctgtagtcccagctactcaggaggctgaggtgggaggatcaggatcacctgggcccgggaggttgaggccacagtaagCCACGAttttgccactacactccaacctaggcaacagcgagaccctgtctaaaaaaaaaagaaattacagtaATGAAAATGATGGTGCTCATTGGATTTATGGTTAACTGGGGAAACCAGCATCACCTAACTTCAGAAATACTTAAATCATGGTGAGTACTATGAAGAGGACATAGCAGACCTAGCCCAAGTTGGGGTATATGGAGGTCAAGGAAGTCTTCTCTGAGGAAATAACATTACATCTGAAACCCAAAAGTTGAATAACATAGGCAAGTGTGGGGAAGGAGTTACCTTCAGGAAAGCGCATGTTTCCAGGCCATTGGGCAGGAaggaatgtgactgtatttagagagtGAGAGAAGAGGCCACAGGGTAGACCCAGACCAGATCATGGAGGGCAGTAATGGGTGTGgggacatgcgcctgtagtccagctactcaggaggctggaatGGGAAGAtcaagatcacttgagcccaggaggttgaggctgcagtgagctcccATTTGCCCTGGCCTTGATCCTCAGAGCAAATGGGGGAAGCCTTTGGAAGTTTTTAGTCTGAAGTGACGTAAtcacatttggattttttttaaaaaaagaatctgtttTAGATTGGAAGGGGATCTGAGAGCTTGAATCCAAGTCCCCTTTTGACAGATCATAGATAGCCCATGGCCAGTCATGGAAATGGATCTGGGACCCAGACCTGTTAAATTCCGTTTCGGCTTCAGGAACACATGCACACGACGCCAAGGAGAAGCTGAGGCCATAGCGTTGCCCCCCATCTCAGTGAGCCCTTTCTCTGCCCCCACTGAAGATCCTCAGTGGTTTGCCCACCTCAGTCCTCTCAGAACCTCCTCTGAGTGGGAAGGAAAGGTTCATTCCTGGTGTAAGGGAGAAGCAGAGGGAGTCCTCAGCCTGgtgggagaggagaaaaaaggaagagggatAAGCGAGCTGATGTACTTAACCATTTCCCTATTGTTGGGCAGTAAGTTTGAAATGTTCACTACTATAAAAAATACTGCAATGAATGTCTGCGTTTATAttgttttgagaaaattaataagTTCCTACAGCAGAGGATAAAAATTTGGTTCCAAGTTACTTCCAGAGTTGTGTTAGATTACACTACTTGAATGAAAAGTACCAGTTTTATCAGTTCCTTCCTAGTCTATAATTTTAATAGTTGCTCATTTAAAGCATTTCcataatttgaatttctttgcaAGATGAGGAATATATTGCTTACTAATTGTTTCTTGTGTCTGCCTCTTTTGATCTTGCCTtcttacattttcctttaaaatacgggtaaaaatgggccaggtgcggtggctgttgcctgtaatcccagtactttgggaggctgaggtgggcggatcacaaggtcaggagttcaagaccagcctgaccaacatggtgaaaccccgtctctactaaaaatacaaaaaaaattagccgtgcatggtggtgcacgcctgtaatccccgctactcaggaggctgaggcagaagaatcacttgagcctgggaggcagaagctgcaatgagccgaggtcgtgccactgcact comes from Homo sapiens chromosome 17, GRCh38.p14 Primary Assembly and encodes:
- the EMC6 gene encoding ER membrane protein complex subunit 6: MAAVVAKREGPPFISEAAVRGNAAVLDYCRTSVSALSGATAGILGLTGLYGFIFYLLASVLLSLLLILKAGRRWNKYFKSRRPLFTGGLIGGLFTYVLFWTFLYGMVHVY